DNA sequence from the Daphnia pulex isolate KAP4 chromosome 8, ASM2113471v1 genome:
ATGTTATACGATTACCGTTAATCGTGCGCTAGAAAGTGTATACGAGGCGTGGGTAATGTAGAAAGTTGTGATAAAAACCACTTATCGGACGACGAAAGAGAATTTTCTGAGTTAAACGAACCTGTAGGTCATACATAATGGATGTGTATATACGTACGCAGTCATAAAATAGAGGGTTTGTAGTAAGTAGTACTTATACGTATCAGTCGTATCATAcccttcttctttattctcttcctatttttttttagcccaGCCTTGAGGCCGCAGTCAATGCGGCGTACATAACAGAGTTAACAGATGAGAATGGATGACCTCTAATGGTCGGCCTGAGACGATAATGCGCTAACGCCCATGAATCATAATGTCGTTTCATTATTAtcgcgcttcttcttcctctttattcttttttatttttcttcttcttcagtctgggcttttttatttattttcattccgaGAGCTaggagaaaaacatttttccatttcgacctttttttgttgaaaatttatttcagccTATAAAGTCGACCTCGACACTCCGCCTTTTGTCCTCGTCTCGATATTATATACGATCCTTAAAAACTTATTGCATCGCGGCGACCGTCTgtacatttgaaaatcaatggACGCGATCCCCTTCGTCGTGCCCAAGGTTCGACAACGGATGTTGTGgatctcgttttttttctctctctcccatctacacacacaaatctAACCGGCACCAGGAAATGGCATTAATAAAACATGGCGTATAACGTTAGATGATCATCTCGAGCCCCATCTCGGATATGAACCTCTCTCCGGCCGGCTGCTGTCGGTCGAAATCCCAActgggtggtggtggccttCACGTCCCTTTCTTTTGACTTTACCTTGGTACTTGGACAAACTCGTCACGCGATCTATTCCCTCCCACCACCCGCTCTACCAGCAATTgctttaataatttaaaaaaaaatcaaatatcgcACACGGGCGGACTGGAAAACCCCccgaatcttcttcttttcctttcccaCTCACTTGGCGTAACCGGACTAACATATGTCATTCACCAAACAGTATGCTGTTTTTCATATGGTCGGGGGGAAAAATATTCAGACGACTGGGCGGAGGAAATACGTACATATACCGACATATACTATAAGCTCCGGTGAAAAAGTAAATCAACTCCGCTGGGGTTTTGGGTATACATGCTGTCTGTCAGTTTGCGGTCAAAATTTACGTATAtcttaacgtttttttttcttttcttttcttttgctcttttttgacttttcgaTACCATAGAGCCGCGGTCTCGCTTTAGTTATTATCCGCAATTTCTTCCGGATTCAAAACACGGACGTTCCCCCGCTTTATTTCCACCGCAAGTCCGCAATCATGTTTTCCCATTTAcggtccgtttctttttttcttttggtaaaGGAATGAAATGGCAAAAGTATTTAAgacaggagaaaaagaagttggacgAACGATTGGGATATTATAACGACGAGttgcttttaaattttttggaaaataaagaacGACGACGTCCGTCCGTCGTCAGTGCTGTGTGCGTGAGtaataatttccttttgtttgccGGGCAGGACGTGACGTGGCTGGCCAAAAGACTGACCAACCTGCAAGGCTTCTACCGGGTCAACATGACGGCGTTCAATCACTTGGACTTCCTCTGGGCAACCAATGTCGACCAACTGCTTTACTACCATCTCATCCAACTCCTCCCTTACTCCTATTGAAGACACAGGTATTGGATATATCGACTATATATAATCGAGAGTGATCTTGCCAAAACGAAAATGATATAAAGAATCGAGTCATGTCTAACGAAGAATTGAATTTCGGCGTTACCACAAAATTGCGCGGATAAAAGATTAACGATGGATTTCCTTCGGCCAAACATATTATACATTGTACGGACCACACCCGATTCCTATCAATTGTCTTTTGTGATGATACcgcgttcctttttttatcccaCACTAGTTACAATCTCAAATTCGCCTTATACTATGTTGCGTGTGATTTATTGGCGCACTAGCCCGTGTCATACTTTATAATACCGTTGTTACatccttttaatgtttttagTTTGAATGCATATGTATACTCCGCTGATAAAAAGATATTATGTtaaaatacaagaaatgaaGCAGAAGCAAGACTGCGGTATCTCTACACACAAATGTCCAAGTGCAAGTATGCCCTGTGGGAAATATTGCGCACGGCAGATGTTGAACTTGTGTCGAAATGATTGGCCAGCTGTTTTGGGACCGACGAACCTTCTTAGCTTATTCGTTTCGGATTCCCATCCATACTCCTTTACGTATCATTACCGAATATGGGATCCtcctactttttcttcctttcagtCTGCCACGTCAGCTTGCGTAAAGGGCATCAGGCAACTTGGAACAAAACTCTCGTTGGGTCTGGTCGGCACCTTAAGTGACGTCATATGGCACTCTGCTGCTGCGCCCAGACGAAATATCTTTAGAGAAACGCGAGGCCGTGCGGGACCTCATCTTCTACAATGATTTACTAATTGCTTAGCAGCAGTCTGTGTCGTAGCCTTAAGCTGCAAACGAAAAATATGTACTACATTCTATAGCCATCAGCACCTgccatgttttttaaatctaattgaGTGTTTGTAGATGTTTCATCTTCATAAAAGAAATACCCAAACATTCCCTACAATATCGGTGTGACGTAAGGCCGTTTTTCTGGATGTCTTGACATTGAAGCATGTATGTTACACAGCTACGGACAATGCTGAGCTGCTGTACCGCCGATAGGCATCGTCTATAAGACTCGACTGGGTATACAGCTCTTTTAGGGCTACTACCACGTCTACATCAAATGCGGAAGtgttccacttttttttttccttgggtTTGTCGTGTTTATTCAGTCGGCAGTTGTTGGGCGCATATCATTTGTTGGGCGCGTTCTCACCCCTTATATTCATTGGACTGTGTTGCCTTACACGGATACAACTTGACACTCTTTTGACTATTTGTTATATATCTACTATATACCTGTGGCTGGACTGAATAACACCAGCACACGCCCCTGACCCATAATTTCAattgatattattatattaggcccaataaaacaataaaaatcagcGCAGAAGAAGGTCGATCAATTCGTATACTTGAATATTCGCAAATGGCTTGCAATTATTGGCATCCTTGTGCCGTTAACGCAGTCAACTTTGAATTTATAACtctctgttttttcttctcaaaaagtgaaattttgaacaaatattTCGGGCGATGAATTtgaatcgaaaacaaaaatagcgGTCGATGTTACGGTACACAACTTTCCATccataacgaaaaaaaaaagtgttgctTCAACACAACACTGCTGTTATGGCTATACGCATAGTGATGTTACCGCTGCGACGGCGTATAATAATCTTCTCGCAGATGTCTACGAAATAAATCAGCGGAGCCATCTAGTCTAAACAAAGTGTCGTATCCCGATACTACAGCTCGCCCATAGCCAAAATACCTGGGACGGAAAGCGCTATATAGGGGCCGGTCACCGAACCAAACACGGTCCGGCATCAACCCCCAGtcctcgacaacaacaaacacaccaaccgaaaaaaaaaaaataaaacgaagaaagagaaaactacAGCGTGAAAATTATTGCACCAcaaggcccttttttttctttcggccaTCAGTCGTCGTGAGGGGATATGTAATAGAGCTCTCGGCCGGGAGTCGTCCCTGACAAGTCGCAACAACAGGACCACTTAGAAGGTATATATACACAAAGGAGATAGATTTGACGCCAcgtaataaatgaaaaatgcgCCGTGTTTAGAttgggagaaagagaaaaggcccCCAGACTACtgagactgagagagagaagccagCCAAGGATCGTCCATAGTGGGTTAGTGGGTTGACTGTTAAACGCTTTTGACGCTGGGAGTCTATATCTGAAAGGACaaaagagagctagagagctagagagagacgGGCATTATATAAAGATGGAAAGAAGATTTGAGAGTTTTGAAGCTTCTGTTGGGAttcgatcaaaaaagaaaagaaaagaaaagaatggaatgcTCCTTTGCTTACCAAAAGTCATCGGTTATCATAGAGGTCTAATACATAATACATCTAATGTctacgctgctgctgctactactactaccggCTATAGggtgaaatgaaaagaaaaatggggataaaaaaaggagggacccgttgaagaagaaaaagaagaagaagaagaaaagcgagAATAGAATTAAAAGGGCCGGGCAGTGGAGCATCAAAGAAGGGCGCGATATCTTTTGGTTCCAGCAGCGAGCATTTGGTTCCTGCCTAGTTGGCTGGACATGTCCAACCGTCGTCCCAACAAGAATACAATAAaataacgaaagaaagaagaaaaaaagatagatagagagaaagagaatggaagaagagaaagaaagaagaaagggggAGTGTTCACGTGTTGCTGTTGTGTACTACCCAGCAGACCCTAGCcccgtagtagtagtagtaccaTACCTCCACTGTGCTacggtatatatatacatgcaCACGCTATATGTACACAAGAGCGGGCCAGGGCATCAGTTGAAGCTGGCAGTTCCGTCCCGACTGACGTGCACTGCTCAACTCGCACCACCACCGCATCAATTTTAAACCGCgcgctcttctttttcacctCTTATTTTCCGTTTGGACGACACTAACTGCTGGGCTCGAGAGCTCGGCGGATTGACTTAGACGACGAGACACTATCGACTCTTGAAATTCCCTTTCGATCCATCAGtccggttgttgttgatgttgttttcaATAGTGCTGCCGCCCGTGATGCAGGTCTGCCGGAACTCTCACGACGGCTTTCGGTGGATGTTGCGGTTGTCTTCCTTCCTGGGCATCTTCTGGTGGTGTTCTTGTCTCCTGCTACTGGCATCCGCATCGCTGGACGCTACGTcgaccaacagcagcagcagcggcggaggCGGAAGCGGAGGAAATGACAGTAGTAGCACTAGTCGAATGTTTGGCGGGTTTCTCTTCCGGCGGAGGACAAATCAAGTGGGCGACAGCAGCCACAACAATCTCAACGTCGAGGAACAAGTTTTGCCGCTGGATTGGACGCTGGACGATGCGGAGGACAAGACTTTCCATTCGGACGACGTCCGGCTGCCGTTGGATCCGGAGGCCTACATGAGCTCGGTAATACACGCTAATGTTATTATCCGTAAATATTTCTATagacattattattatgccttttgctttttatttatttatcttattTGACTGGGAGGGAGGGGAGGTGAAGGCCATCAGGTTGTGACTTGATTTGACGTCAGGGTCACCGACACTTTGATTTGTGAGGGATCAAAGTGAGCCATCAAGAAAGGTCACTCAACTCCTCCGGTGACTCTTTTTCAAACGGCCGAAATGGGAGgcatgtgtgtgtctgttgaGAAGGTTGACGAGGGTTCTTATCTAATGGGAAGCGGAACTGACTCACCGACCCTTAGTTGAAATATGTATATCGCTGCTAGTTAGTCTAGCTGTATAGTTATAAGCCTCCGCTGGAGATTTCTCCCATCCAGGGAAATCCACCTGCCCCTATGCCCATATCGCAGGCTCGTATCAGTTTGTCACCATAGCTTTCTTCTGACATATTATACATTATCTATAGACTGGGctgtataattttattttttcctttactACCTGGACCAGCGCGGGGGctctcaatttttgttttcaagacATGCTGGCTTATATAAATGGAAAAgctgactttttcttttctttctaatctactcaatttttttttcctttcttgattTCCTTATTGCGCAATCGTGAGCGAATCACTCTCTTGTTGGCGGGGTTAAGTTGCGACCGCGCGCACTttctcaaaaatttaaatatcgaAGCAGCGCGCGATGACGTTTGAATTGCTCCTTGTATCCCGGCCCACCAGCTGATCTGTTGCGCTGGAGGAAATGTGAGAAGCGACGAGATATATACGAATCTAGCGTATCATTACCATCGGGACGACATGCCATTATATGTAcgctctctttttctattatgCATTTCTTGCGTGTGCCATGTCTTTGAAGGTGAAATTATGCGCTTTCGGtgattgttatttttagtcttttgaCATTACGTTATGCCATAAGTATGAATATGCAAATTTACCGtttttgaagagagaaagagagaaaaaaaagtgtttctattatttttcagCCAGAAATCATCAGGAACCGCGGGTATCCGTTGGAGATCCATCACGTGACCACAGGTAAGCCATATGCGCGAGCAGAGGGGGCGTTGCGATCCTCTTTCAACCATTATTTCGTACAGTGCTTGCTGGCGCAATTATATGTGCGCTTCTGTGGCCCGTCAGTActgtctaaaaaaaaacattaaaagaattccaaaaaggaaaaaatttaaaaaacaaaaaacctcaAAATGTGTATAAATAACAGACGACGGGTACATACTGGAACTCCATCGCATCCCTCCCAGACATAACGGGTTGTCGCCATTGAACGGACCCACTACCGGTAAAATCCACGACGATTACGAAGCGACCGAAGGAAGAGGACGGCCGGTGTTTCTGCAACATGGTGTCTTTAGCTCGTCCGCCTGCTGGTTACTTAACCCAAGTCATCGATCTCTCGGTTTgagcaatatttttttgagttCAATTAAACATGACGTATTGTGGACCTTGTTGGGAATAAATTGATTAacgttcacttttttttccccccgaccacttcttttgtttttggtttaatATATAGCTTTCCGGCTGGCTGATCTCGGTTACGGTAATATCAACAATTAagaataaaccattttttaaaaagaaatatcatcATAACATAATCATAGAAGAGTTTGAGAGAATTTGAGTGGTGTTATAAATAACGAACGCAGATGTCTGGATGGGCAACACGCGAGGCAATATCTACTCCCGAAATCACGTCGAACTCGATCCTGATCAAGACCCAGAATTCTGGCAATATTCGTGAGTgcaactaaataataataaatggccaaatgattgaattgttGAATGATTTGTTTAATTCAGATGGGACGAGATCGGCTACTACGACATTCCCGCCTGCATCAACTACGTCCTGGCCGTCACCGGCTGGGACAAGTTGGTGTACGCCGGACATTCGCTGGGAACGGGCCTCTTCTTCATCGCCATGATCCAGCACCCAGAACTCAATTCGAAAGTGCACCGCATGTTGGCGTTGGCGCCCATTTCCAGCAAACATAACTTGCGGAGCCCATTCCGGCTCGTTTCTCCCATCATCGCCCGATTAGCGGTATAtaaaaatcgatttgaatCCCCAGCCAAATTCCAGTTTGGATTGATACCCATTTGACGATATGAATATTGACGCAAGAACAGGTTGTGATGGACAAGATGCCGAAGAAAGCCATCTTCGATCAGGATATGAGTTTGAGAACGTTTCAGAAAAGATTATGCGAGCGCAATTTCTTCAAGGCCTCGTTCTGTCGTGATATTCTCTTCCTAATCGCAGGCGCCAATCCGGACAACTTTGATTTGGTGCGTATATTCATagaatgttttgttttattattcaaaatatgTAGGTAGTATATGGATACAAATAATGTTCTTATTCACATGACATTTGAATAGACACACAGgataccaacaaaaaaagcgtTTCACGAACGAATTTCCTGAGCGTGAATAAAAGGAAATCGTGTACTTACTATACCAtcgaaagttttgtttttcttttgttcagcAGGGCGGGCGTACACACATGCAGCAGTTAGTTATAAATAAAGAGAGCCACAATGCTTCTCATTGAGATTGTCCCACGACACGCCTTTTGTTTTGGAATCTAAACGAAAAATTGCGCGTGTGTATAGAACATGGATAGACGATTTGTCTGGTGCTATGCAGCGACTCCCATTAGCTCGCTAAGCGAAAGTGCGAAAGCCAGTGTGTAAACATTCGGACGTTCTAAACGctattgcacacacacacacacagcgctgCACGGAATAGGTACTAGCTCTTTTGTGTTGGCAGGTCAGAGAAATCAGCAAGCCCTTATACAACGCCGTTTAAGAGAGCTATACAGGCAACTCTCTAATAGAAGAAAACTGCGCTCGGGCGCAAGCGGAcgattgaaagaaagaaagacaaaaaatttagGAGCGCTGGGCTCCTAGATATTTCTGTGTAGCTATGTATCCTTTTGAAATCTCCCGGGGAAATTCCGTGTCGACATCCGAGTATGTAAGGTAGATTGATTTGAGAGAAACGGGGTGGATATCGAAACTATATGGCTGGCTGCAAGAGTATCTAAAGAGAAAAGTAGAAAGACAGTTATGCCGGGCGATAAAATCTATAAGAATACCTATGCGTGTGTGTGCCATACCTGAAAATATAACCCTTTTTGTCATTGTCAATTTTGTCTGTGTTAAGAACCTGTTGCCATCGGTGAACGCTCATCTCTTTCAGGGGACTTCCATTCGGGTGATTGCTCAATTCGCCCAGCATTACAACACAGGTATATCTAAACTGGTTAGATTGAATGTCGCCTGAGTCTCGGCTATTTTCATTCAGGTtatttgactttatttttttttttaaaaggcaaGGAGATTTTCCAACATTACGACTTTGGCAAAAAGGGCAACTTGGAGTTGTACGGTACACCGGAGCCGGCCGTCTACGACTTGAGCAAAGTCACTGCGCCCGTCTATCTCTACTACGGTCTTAACGACCTCATCTCTACTCGCGAAGTAAGTTAGAGAAACCCCCCTATTAAAATGAGTCTCtaatcaatagaaattaacGGCCAATTTTCCTGTCGTACGGATTTGTAGGACAGTGAATGGGCAGCAAGCCAGCTCGGCAACGTGAAGGGCTTGTTTCAAATCGACGACGACTTGTTCAACCACTGGGACTTTCTTTGGTCCATCAACGTGAACGAATTGCTCTACAACCATATACTACCGCTCTTCCGTTAATGACTACCCTCTCGTCCGCTtccgcaaaaaaagaaacaacaaaaaagttccgagtttccaattaaaaaaaaaaagaaaagaaggttaCGTGTACAGCAGCATATCATTCGTCCTTATTATTTCGGCCATGTATAAATCGACGCACCGTACCGAAAGAGCCAGGCGGTACAGCACGAAACAATAAACTTGCAATAAACCATAAACCCAGCAGAAGGATTGTCCTGATGAACGACggtgtttctattttcttttattacatcCAATTTGCACTCAATTCATTTGTGTACGTATATAAATGAGGCAAACTGCTTTCTCCCGAGTGCAAACCAGAAAACCAGTCACCGTTATATCCCTTgtcaaatttattcaattttgttttttttcttttcttttctttcgagagagagaagacgcTCGTGGAATGCCATTGCGTAACTTTTGTGTATGCCAGGACGCGCGGGCAACTATACATGAATCGCGATTACCGTCACGATCGTTCGAGAAGCTTACAACAACCTATACGGTAGTCCAGTTGCGTTTGTTATACTGGAATAAAATAGTAAGTTATACGGTAGATGTGTGTATAGTCTCCGTTTctcggctgctgttgttgttgcgtacATAGGGCTGATTATGGCAGATCGTCATGGGAGAGTGGCCGATCCAAGATGGAACTTGACTGCGGT
Encoded proteins:
- the LOC124200694 gene encoding lipase 3-like isoform X1, with the translated sequence MLFSIVLPPVMQVCRNSHDGFRWMLRLSSFLGIFWWCSCLLLLASASLDATSTNSSSSGGGGSGGNDSSSTSRMFGGFLFRRRTNQVGDSSHNNLNVEEQVLPLDWTLDDAEDKTFHSDDVRLPLDPEAYMSSPEIIRNRGYPLEIHHVTTDDGYILELHRIPPRHNGLSPLNGPTTGKIHDDYEATEGRGRPVFLQHGVFSSSACWLLNPSHRSLAFRLADLGYDVWMGNTRGNIYSRNHVELDPDQDPEFWQYSWDEIGYYDIPACINYVLAVTGWDKLVYAGHSLGTGLFFIAMIQHPELNSKVHRMLALAPISSKHNLRSPFRLVSPIIARLAVVMDKMPKKAIFDQDMSLRTFQKRLCERNFFKASFCRDILFLIAGANPDNFDLNLLPSVNAHLFQGTSIRVIAQFAQHYNTGKEIFQHYDFGKKGNLELYGTPEPAVYDLSKVTAPVYLYYGLNDLISTREDSEWAASQLGNVKGLFQIDDDLFNHWDFLWSINVNELLYNHILPLFR
- the LOC124200694 gene encoding lipase 1-like isoform X2, with the protein product MPLYPEIIRNRGYPLEIHHVTTDDGYILELHRIPPRHNGLSPLNGPTTGKIHDDYEATEGRGRPVFLQHGVFSSSACWLLNPSHRSLAFRLADLGYDVWMGNTRGNIYSRNHVELDPDQDPEFWQYSWDEIGYYDIPACINYVLAVTGWDKLVYAGHSLGTGLFFIAMIQHPELNSKVHRMLALAPISSKHNLRSPFRLVSPIIARLAVVMDKMPKKAIFDQDMSLRTFQKRLCERNFFKASFCRDILFLIAGANPDNFDLNLLPSVNAHLFQGTSIRVIAQFAQHYNTGKEIFQHYDFGKKGNLELYGTPEPAVYDLSKVTAPVYLYYGLNDLISTREDSEWAASQLGNVKGLFQIDDDLFNHWDFLWSINVNELLYNHILPLFR